One window of the Lactococcus lactis genome contains the following:
- a CDS encoding DUF4649 family protein, which translates to MMKLIGKLQNGMTFTEEFDGVNDFLALQQSDYNAIADEIEVVEVKIADEVLDFKGNMGQLYYELMK; encoded by the coding sequence ATGATGAAATTAATTGGAAAACTTCAAAATGGTATGACCTTTACTGAAGAATTTGACGGAGTCAACGATTTCCTAGCCCTTCAACAAAGCGATTATAATGCCATTGCTGATGAAATTGAAGTTGTTGAAGTAAAAATTGCTGATGAAGTCCTTGATTTTAAAGGAAATATGGGCCAACTTTACTATGAACTAATGAAATAA
- the phnC gene encoding phosphonate ABC transporter ATP-binding protein, with amino-acid sequence MIKFENVSKIYPNGTKGLTDVNLQINQGEFVAIIGTSGAGKSTLIRCVNGLNDITSGSLIVNDTEVSKLKGKELRKFRRHVGMIFQSYNLVPRVTVLKNVMFARVPDMSLFKVIFGLFSKEDKLVALDSLNKVGILDKAYIRADQLSGGQQQRISLARALSQESEILLADEPVSALDPVTAKEVMDDFKRINEEFNKTILLNIHHVELALEYASRIIAVKKGKIVYDGPSQEVTKEILDEVYRKEA; translated from the coding sequence ATGATAAAATTTGAAAATGTGTCAAAAATTTATCCAAATGGCACAAAAGGTTTGACGGATGTTAATTTACAAATCAATCAAGGAGAATTCGTAGCTATTATTGGAACATCGGGAGCAGGAAAATCAACTCTGATTCGTTGTGTTAATGGTTTAAATGATATTACTTCAGGCTCGTTAATTGTGAATGATACAGAAGTGTCAAAACTTAAAGGAAAAGAGTTAAGAAAATTTCGAAGACATGTGGGAATGATTTTTCAATCCTATAATTTAGTTCCTAGAGTGACGGTTTTGAAAAATGTAATGTTTGCTCGTGTACCAGATATGAGTTTATTTAAGGTCATTTTTGGTTTGTTTTCAAAAGAAGATAAACTTGTTGCCTTAGATTCTCTGAATAAGGTAGGAATTTTAGATAAAGCTTATATCCGAGCAGATCAACTTTCAGGTGGACAACAGCAACGTATATCACTCGCTCGTGCTCTTAGTCAAGAAAGTGAAATTTTACTCGCTGATGAACCTGTTTCAGCACTTGACCCAGTCACAGCTAAAGAAGTAATGGATGATTTTAAAAGAATTAATGAAGAATTCAATAAAACAATTTTACTGAATATTCACCATGTTGAACTTGCTTTAGAATACGCTTCGCGGATTATTGCTGTAAAAAAAGGGAAAATTGTTTATGATGGTCCTTCGCAAGAGGTAACCAAAGAAATTTTGGATGAAGTTTATAGAAAAGAGGCCTAA
- the phnE gene encoding phosphonate ABC transporter, permease protein PhnE — protein MYDKIFKPKKIKLITGEVVEEKVSRTWLTWLIIILLIAFSVILTNFDFSALNRSGLFFQKLASMIPPNWAYFHKVLPPLLDTIKMSFFASLLGAILSVPFAILAANNILKNRFVNGIIRLIFMLARTLPTLVLALIATYIFGLGTFAGVVAIFVFTFSFIGKQLFEVIETVDMGPFEAAEALGVSPLKAFFIAVFPQVLPTYLSTALYAFEGNVRYAAILGYVGAGGIGNILNDRVNFRDFSSVGMILISILATVMIIDSISALIRKKIA, from the coding sequence ATGTACGATAAAATTTTTAAGCCTAAAAAAATAAAACTTATTACAGGAGAAGTTGTTGAAGAAAAAGTCAGTCGAACTTGGTTGACTTGGTTAATTATCATCTTACTGATTGCTTTTTCTGTTATTCTTACAAATTTTGATTTTAGTGCGCTTAACAGAAGTGGTCTCTTTTTTCAAAAATTAGCAAGTATGATTCCCCCAAATTGGGCTTACTTTCATAAAGTTCTTCCCCCACTATTAGATACGATTAAGATGAGCTTTTTTGCTTCCTTACTTGGAGCAATTTTGTCAGTTCCATTTGCGATATTAGCGGCAAATAACATCCTTAAAAATCGTTTTGTTAATGGCATCATTCGTTTGATTTTTATGCTAGCAAGAACTTTGCCAACTTTGGTTTTGGCTTTAATTGCAACCTATATTTTTGGTCTAGGAACTTTTGCTGGAGTTGTTGCAATTTTTGTATTTACCTTTTCTTTCATAGGAAAACAATTGTTTGAGGTGATTGAAACCGTTGATATGGGACCTTTTGAAGCGGCAGAAGCTTTAGGGGTCAGTCCTTTAAAAGCCTTTTTCATTGCTGTTTTTCCTCAAGTCCTACCTACTTATCTTTCAACTGCTCTTTATGCATTTGAGGGAAATGTCCGCTATGCTGCAATTTTGGGATATGTTGGGGCTGGAGGGATAGGAAATATCTTAAATGACCGAGTGAATTTTCGCGACTTTTCCTCTGTTGGTATGATTTTAATTTCTATTCTAGCTACAGTCATGATTATTGATTCAATCAGCGCATTAATTCGTAAGAAAATTGCCTAG
- the phnE gene encoding phosphonate ABC transporter, permease protein PhnE — MNSQIIEEYNHRPKNWFYYLLIFIVLLAVSIWSTSVVHYHGVSEHGALIAKNIFTGIFHPDTSLMFNLTETGLPYLLLQTFAIGLLGTLVGAIVAIPLSFLAATNLVPNWLAYLIRFVLMAIRTIPSFVYALLFIPVVGLGSSAGVMALGFESIGMIAKLFIEAIEDLDMGVIEAMDAAGATTFQKIRFGVLPQLLPDLYSILLYRLDMNLRDAAILGLVGAGGIGAPLSFAMSGYKWSAVGAILLGLLVLIILVELISSRIRKKLAKG, encoded by the coding sequence ATGAATTCACAAATTATTGAAGAATATAATCATAGACCTAAAAACTGGTTTTATTATCTTTTGATATTTATTGTTTTATTAGCAGTTTCGATTTGGTCGACTTCAGTCGTCCATTATCATGGCGTTTCAGAACATGGAGCTTTAATCGCCAAAAATATTTTCACAGGGATTTTCCATCCAGACACCAGTTTAATGTTTAACCTAACTGAAACTGGCTTACCCTATCTCTTGCTACAAACTTTTGCAATTGGTTTGCTTGGGACTTTGGTTGGTGCAATTGTTGCCATTCCACTCTCTTTTCTTGCAGCGACTAATTTGGTTCCGAATTGGTTAGCTTATCTGATTCGTTTTGTCTTGATGGCGATTCGGACAATTCCTTCTTTTGTTTATGCCCTTTTATTTATTCCAGTCGTTGGTTTAGGTTCTTCAGCTGGTGTAATGGCGCTTGGTTTTGAGTCAATTGGGATGATTGCAAAACTATTTATTGAAGCTATTGAAGATTTGGATATGGGTGTTATTGAGGCTATGGACGCAGCTGGTGCAACAACATTTCAAAAAATTCGTTTTGGAGTTTTACCCCAATTATTACCAGATTTATATTCGATTTTACTTTACCGTTTAGATATGAATCTGCGTGATGCAGCCATTTTGGGATTAGTTGGTGCCGGTGGAATTGGTGCGCCATTGAGTTTTGCAATGTCTGGTTATAAATGGTCAGCCGTTGGTGCAATTTTGTTGGGACTTTTAGTTTTAATTATCCTTGTTGAACTCATTTCATCAAGAATTCGGAAAAAATTAGCAAAGGGATAA
- a CDS encoding bifunctional metallophosphatase/5'-nucleotidase, giving the protein MKIKILETSDLHGFVLPTNFTEREMNLPFSMAKAKSKIDELTAVAQEQGEIIVKIENGDLLQGSPLAYYLAKKSSRGIKDLVNVTNSFGYDVGLLGNHEFNYGIDYLKSYVNQVNYPILAANVLNNEGQPAFGPAYKIIEAQGVKIGIVGFLTQYIPHWEKPSIIKDLTFQSILTTAKDILPDLRQSVDLLIVAYHGGFERDLQTGLPTESLTGENEAYQLVEEYKDYIDALVTGHQHREIADHLFGVPVIQPGYRGAFVGEIELELDNHKKVVASNARLHKTENCKVSSEVNQLISVVSEEAEDWLDQPMGEVHGEMIIRDPMTARLIEHPYIELINKIQMEATGTEISGTALFNNEAKGFAKEITMRSILTNYIYPNTLAVLRVTGADLKAALERTAEHLELDESGEIVFSPRFIEPKPEYYNYDMYEGVEYAIDLQKEIGQRIVRLNFKGHQVKDDDILEIVVNQYRAVGGGNYPMFSADKIVREITVDMTELIADYLKKHPIIEASVNNNFTVLK; this is encoded by the coding sequence ATGAAAATAAAAATTCTAGAAACGAGTGATTTACATGGTTTTGTTCTCCCAACAAACTTCACCGAAAGAGAAATGAATTTGCCTTTTTCAATGGCCAAAGCCAAATCTAAAATAGATGAACTGACAGCAGTGGCTCAAGAGCAGGGTGAAATTATTGTAAAAATTGAAAATGGTGATTTATTGCAAGGTTCACCCTTGGCTTATTATCTAGCTAAAAAATCAAGTCGCGGTATTAAAGACTTGGTCAATGTCACTAATTCTTTTGGTTATGATGTGGGATTGCTTGGTAATCATGAGTTTAATTATGGGATTGATTATTTAAAAAGTTATGTTAATCAGGTAAATTATCCTATTTTGGCTGCGAATGTATTGAATAATGAAGGTCAACCTGCTTTTGGCCCTGCTTATAAAATCATTGAAGCGCAGGGGGTGAAAATTGGAATTGTTGGTTTTTTGACACAATATATTCCACATTGGGAAAAACCGTCAATTATCAAAGATTTGACTTTCCAATCTATTCTGACAACTGCAAAAGATATTCTGCCCGATTTGCGCCAATCAGTTGACCTTTTGATTGTTGCATATCATGGAGGCTTTGAGCGAGATTTACAGACAGGTCTTCCGACAGAAAGTTTGACAGGGGAAAATGAGGCTTATCAGTTAGTTGAAGAGTATAAAGATTACATTGATGCCTTAGTGACTGGACACCAGCATCGTGAAATTGCTGACCATCTTTTTGGAGTTCCAGTTATTCAACCAGGCTATCGTGGTGCTTTTGTTGGCGAAATAGAACTTGAATTAGATAATCATAAAAAAGTTGTGGCTTCAAACGCTAGACTTCATAAAACGGAGAATTGCAAAGTCTCATCGGAGGTCAATCAGCTGATATCCGTTGTGAGTGAAGAAGCAGAGGATTGGTTAGACCAGCCAATGGGAGAAGTTCATGGAGAAATGATTATTCGTGATCCAATGACTGCTCGATTGATTGAACATCCTTATATTGAATTAATTAATAAAATACAAATGGAAGCGACAGGGACCGAAATTTCTGGGACTGCACTTTTTAATAATGAAGCGAAGGGTTTTGCAAAAGAAATTACGATGAGATCGATTCTGACAAATTATATTTATCCCAACACTTTAGCTGTTTTAAGAGTGACAGGTGCAGATTTAAAGGCTGCCTTAGAGCGGACAGCGGAACATCTTGAACTTGACGAAAGTGGCGAAATTGTTTTTAGTCCACGATTTATTGAACCAAAACCTGAATATTATAATTATGATATGTATGAAGGGGTTGAATATGCTATCGATTTGCAAAAAGAAATTGGTCAGCGAATTGTACGTTTAAATTTCAAGGGGCATCAGGTAAAGGATGACGATATTTTAGAAATTGTCGTCAATCAATATCGCGCAGTTGGGGGTGGAAATTATCCAATGTTTTCTGCGGACAAGATTGTTAGAGAAATTACTGTTGATATGACCGAATTGATTGCTGATTATTTGAAGAAACATCCGATAATTGAGGCAAGTGTGAATAATAACTTCACAGTTCTAAAATAA
- a CDS encoding thiol peroxidase, which produces MTMNITSHGEKIATLNPTISGDAPDFELTDLKGNKIKLSKLEKPVLISVFPDINTRVCSLQTKHFNLEAAKHSEIDFLSISNNTADEQKNWCAAEGVDMTILADDGTFGKAYGLILNGGPLEGRLARSVFVVKNGQIVYSEVLSELSDEPNYEKALAATK; this is translated from the coding sequence ATGACAATGAATATCACATCTCATGGTGAAAAAATAGCAACACTAAATCCGACAATAAGTGGTGATGCACCTGATTTTGAACTGACAGATTTAAAAGGAAATAAAATTAAATTATCAAAACTTGAAAAACCTGTTTTGATTAGTGTTTTTCCTGATATTAATACTAGAGTTTGTTCACTTCAAACCAAACATTTTAATCTTGAAGCAGCAAAACATTCTGAAATTGACTTTTTGAGTATTTCAAATAATACAGCAGATGAGCAAAAAAATTGGTGTGCAGCCGAAGGTGTTGACATGACAATTCTTGCTGATGATGGAACTTTTGGAAAGGCTTATGGTCTTATTTTAAATGGTGGTCCTCTTGAAGGACGTCTTGCCAGAAGCGTCTTTGTTGTGAAAAATGGTCAAATTGTCTATAGTGAAGTTTTGTCAGAGCTTTCTGATGAACCAAATTATGAAAAAGCACTAGCAGCTACTAAATAG